ACAATCACCAGCCAACTCTTCAATATCCGCGAAGCTGTCGGTCAAGCCTTCGCCGGCTTCCCACAACTGCAACTCGCGCATGCCCGGCGTGTCAATCAACAGGCCGCCCGCCGGCAGCACGATCAATTCGCGATGCACCGTCGTGTGCCTTCCCTTGCTGTCTTCTTCGCGCACGTCCTGTGTCTTTTGCCGCTCTTCGCCCAACAGCCGGTTAATCAACGTAGACTTGCCGACGCCGCTTGAGCCGAGAAACGCAATCGTCTTGCCGACGCCGAGATAATCTTCGAGCGGCTCGATGCCTTCGCCACGCTTGGCGCTGATCGCATGAATCGGCGTGCCGAGCGCCACCGGCTCGACTTCGCGCAGGCAGGCTTCGACGTCTTTCGCCAGGTCGGCTTTGCTCAGGATAATGACCGGGCGAGCGCCGCTCTCGAAGGCGAGGATCAGGTAACGCTCGATGCGCCGCAGGTTGTAGTTGTTGTCGAGGCCGACGACCAGAAAGACCGTGTCAATGTTGGTGGCGACGATCTGTTCTTCGCTGGTTTCGCCCGCCGCCTTGCGCGAGAACTTGCTGGTGCGCGGCAGCACCGCTTCGATCACGGCGCGGCCTTCGTTCGGCAGCCTGGAGATGGCTACCCAGTCGCCGACCGCCGGAAAACCTTCACGCCCATGCGCTTCGTAACGCAGCTTGCCGCGCACCTCTGCGAGCAATTCGTCGCGCTCGGTCATCACGCGGTAGAGGCCCTGATATTCGAGGGCAACGCGCGCCGCCTCGGCGCCGCGCTCGCGGTGCGGCGCGAAGGCGCTGTCGAAATGCGCATTCCAGCCGAGCGTTTCCAGGGCGGTCATGACTTCGTCACTTCTTCGCCGCGTTGCGCGCCGGGCGCTTGCCGAAGCGCTCGACGTCGACGCTGGTAAAGGCATTGAAGCCGGCGAAGCGCGCCGCCGCGCCCAGCTCTTCTTCGATGCGCAGCAACTGGTTGTACTTGGCGACGCGGTCGGTGCGCGACGCCGAGCCGGTCTTGATCTGGCCGGCGTTGGTCGCCACCGCCAGGTCGGCGATAAAGGTGTCTTCGGTTTCGCCCGAGCGGTGCGAGATCACCGACGTGTAGCCGTGCGTCTTCGCCAGCTCAATCGTGTCGAGCGTTTCCGTGAGCGAGCCGATCTGGTTGACCTTGATGAGAATCGAATTAGCGGCCTTCTCTCTGATGCCGCGCGACAGGTAGGCCACGTTGGTCACGAACAGATCATCGCCGACCAGTTGCACGCGGTCGCCAAGCTCTGCGGTCAACGTCGCCCACCCTCGCCAGTCGGATTCCGCAAGCCCGTCTTCGATAGAAACAATCGGGTACTTGCTCACCCAATCACTGTAGAGCCGCACCATCTCGTCTGCACTCTTGCGCTCGCCGGACGATTTCTTGAAGACGTAAGCGCCATCCGTATAGAACTCGCTCGACGCCGCATCGAGCGCCAGGGCGATTTGCTCGCCGGCTTTGTAGCCCGCATTCGCGATGGCTTCGAGGATGGATTCAATGGCCTCTTCGTTCGATTTCACGTTCGGCGCGAAGCCGCCCTCGTCGCCCACCGAAGTTGAGTAACCGCGCTTCTTCAGAACCGACTTGAGCGCGTGAAAGACTTCGACGCCGGCGCGCAAGCCTTCCGAAAACGACGCGAAGCCCGCCGGCACGATCATGAACTCTTGCAGGTCGACATTATTGTCGGCGTGCGCGCCGCCATTGACGATGTTCATCAGCGGCACAGGCAAGGTGCGCCCGCCGACGCCGCCCAGGTAAGCGTAGAGCGGCACGCCGAGCGCGTCCGCCGCCGCCCGCGCCGTCGCTAGCGACACGGCAAGGATGCTGTTAGCGCCGAGCTTGCGCTTGTTCGAGGTCTGGTCGGCTTGAATCATCGCCAGATCGATATCGGCCTGCATCAGCGCGTCGCGCCCGACGATCAACTTGGCGATTTGCGTGTTGATGTTGGCGACGGCCTTGCTGACGCCTTTGCCGAGGTAACGCTTCTTGTCGCCGTCGCGCAGCTCAAGCGCTTCGTTCTCGCCGGTCGAAGCGCCCGACGGCACCGCCGCACGCCCGATGATGCCGCTTACGAGTGTCACTTCTGCTTCGACTGTTGGGTTGCCGCGTGAATCCAGAATCTCCCTTGCAGTTACTCGCTCGATCACCGTCATTGATTGATGGCCTCCATGAATATTTCGGCGGCGCGCTCAGACAGCGGCGCGCCGCATAAGATAGACCGGCAAGTATAACCCAGCCCCGCGAGCTTGCGAAAGCTTTGCGCCGGTCGCTATAGTTTGCCATTTCGTGAGCGCAAGCTATGGGCTTGCGTGGCTGATCTTGAATGATTACTTTGTATAAAGAAGGAGCGCGCTTTCAAGCGCACGACACCCGATGGACAAACGCGAGATTACCCTGGGCCACAGTCCCGATCCCGACGATGCTTTCATGTTTTACGCGCTGGCGACCGACCAGATCGATACCGAAGGGCTGACGTTTCGCCACGTCATCCAGGACATCGAAACGCTCAACCGCCGCGCCATGAATGCCGAGCTGGACGTCACGGCCATCTCGATTCACGCCTATGCCTATGTGCTCGACCGCTATGCGCTGCTGACGAGCGGCGCTTCGATGGGCGACAACTACGGGCCGCTGGTAATCGCCCGCCAGCCGCTCTCGATAGACGAGGCGCGGCGCAAGACGATTGCCATCCCCGGCGAGATGACTTCAGCCTACCTGACTTTGCGGCTCTGCCTCGGCGAGGTCGAAACCCGTGTCGTGCCGTTCGACCAGATCATGGACGCGGTCGAGAGCGGCGAGGTCAACGCCGGACTGTTGATCCACGAAGGCCAGTTGACCTATAAGGCGCGCGGCTTTCATAAGGTGATCGATCTCGGCGAGTGGTGGATGGTCGAAACCGGCTTGCCGCTGCCGCTTGGCGGCAACGCCATCAAGAAGTCGCTCGGCACGGAGCTGATTGCTAAAGTGTCGCGGCTGCTGCGCCAGTCCATCGAGTACGGCTTACAACACCGTCAGGTGGCGGTGCGCCATTCAATGAAGTATGGGCGCGGCATGGAAGAGTCACTGACCGACCAGTTCGTCGGCATGTATGTCAACGACTACACCATCGATTATGGCGAGCGCGGGCGCGAGGCGGTGCGCTTGCTGCTTGAACGCGCGCATCACGCCGGGATCATTCCCAACCCGGTCGAGCTGGAGTTTGCTTGATTGTCGCGGCGCGTTTCATCCGTTAATCGTCAACCCGTCGCCGGGCGCGCGCGGCTTTGATAGAGAACATAATCCGTGACCGCGGCGTGGCAGTTTTTGTTCTAAGGTGACTCCCTCACAGAGTATGGAATCAGCCGCAGGTTGCATCGAAGCAAGACAACCCGGACGGTCAGCCAACACGCGGTTCGCATCAAGCGGCGTCATGTTGTGGACATTGCTTGCCTTTATTCCCCAGCCAAAACCAGTCAATTTCGCGGCACGGATGTTGCAAAATAAAGTTGTGAGTTTAAGCCGGATGTAACAAATAGCATCATAATCGGGCTTGAACCGGCAATAGAAAATTGTCGTACTTGGTCAATGAGATGTCACAGGAAGTGAAAAACAGAATACTGTTGGTCGAGGATGACGCCGAT
This window of the Blastocatellia bacterium genome carries:
- a CDS encoding MqnA/MqnD/SBP family protein; this translates as MDKREITLGHSPDPDDAFMFYALATDQIDTEGLTFRHVIQDIETLNRRAMNAELDVTAISIHAYAYVLDRYALLTSGASMGDNYGPLVIARQPLSIDEARRKTIAIPGEMTSAYLTLRLCLGEVETRVVPFDQIMDAVESGEVNAGLLIHEGQLTYKARGFHKVIDLGEWWMVETGLPLPLGGNAIKKSLGTELIAKVSRLLRQSIEYGLQHRQVAVRHSMKYGRGMEESLTDQFVGMYVNDYTIDYGERGREAVRLLLERAHHAGIIPNPVELEFA
- the eno gene encoding phosphopyruvate hydratase, with the translated sequence MTVIERVTAREILDSRGNPTVEAEVTLVSGIIGRAAVPSGASTGENEALELRDGDKKRYLGKGVSKAVANINTQIAKLIVGRDALMQADIDLAMIQADQTSNKRKLGANSILAVSLATARAAADALGVPLYAYLGGVGGRTLPVPLMNIVNGGAHADNNVDLQEFMIVPAGFASFSEGLRAGVEVFHALKSVLKKRGYSTSVGDEGGFAPNVKSNEEAIESILEAIANAGYKAGEQIALALDAASSEFYTDGAYVFKKSSGERKSADEMVRLYSDWVSKYPIVSIEDGLAESDWRGWATLTAELGDRVQLVGDDLFVTNVAYLSRGIREKAANSILIKVNQIGSLTETLDTIELAKTHGYTSVISHRSGETEDTFIADLAVATNAGQIKTGSASRTDRVAKYNQLLRIEEELGAAARFAGFNAFTSVDVERFGKRPARNAAKK
- the rsgA gene encoding ribosome small subunit-dependent GTPase A yields the protein MTALETLGWNAHFDSAFAPHRERGAEAARVALEYQGLYRVMTERDELLAEVRGKLRYEAHGREGFPAVGDWVAISRLPNEGRAVIEAVLPRTSKFSRKAAGETSEEQIVATNIDTVFLVVGLDNNYNLRRIERYLILAFESGARPVIILSKADLAKDVEACLREVEPVALGTPIHAISAKRGEGIEPLEDYLGVGKTIAFLGSSGVGKSTLINRLLGEERQKTQDVREEDSKGRHTTVHRELIVLPAGGLLIDTPGMRELQLWEAGEGLTDSFADIEELAGDCRFSDCSHEREPNCAVKAAIASGTLSASRLENYKKIQKELEFLEARTDVRLQQSRKERDKRIHKTFNRMKPKRG